In Candidatus Pelagibacter ubique HIMB140, a single window of DNA contains:
- a CDS encoding STAS domain-containing protein — MSYPEKTENDLLTITVSGEIDLENSSNLRQQVHSALDNNKAVSVDMSAVDYIDSSGIAVLIESKQRAGEGSKEFKIIKPSEAVLSVLKLAKLTSFFEIIN; from the coding sequence ATGAGTTATCCAGAAAAAACTGAAAACGATTTACTAACAATTACTGTAAGTGGTGAAATAGATCTAGAAAATTCAAGCAACTTAAGACAACAAGTACACTCCGCTCTAGATAATAATAAAGCTGTATCAGTAGATATGAGTGCTGTAGATTACATAGACAGTTCAGGAATTGCAGTGCTTATTGAAAGCAAACAAAGAGCTGGGGAAGGAAGCAAAGAATTTAAAATTATAAAACCAAGTGAGGCTGTTTTATCAGTTTTAAAATTAGCAAAACTAACAAGCTTTTTTGAAATCATAAACTAA
- a CDS encoding O-antigen ligase family protein produces the protein MSRVKYFDNLLYFLISSVIFITAGNFIEDYKKLIFLKLIIIFLILSKIDFIKETKSVLKKNRTISIILILFIISVTFSFITSPSKIHQFAFQWLRIRYLDTITDIFFFIFLYLYFKDRIINYDSLVKSVIFPGLTFSIFVIYIFISNKGLSHSNKEIIFFDGVRMVGMLVTFLVAFYLGCLHSTLKEKKILNLLILTTFITLAILLMGRGTIIAILATYFFVCIILFLNKEKFKNELLIFISSFFLSILIAQIIFQIILPPDEFIFFSKSKHGLFYAFDRINLWKYGYIIFLENPYFGKGPGGFAIAAYNDFYAQKSYGDLLITNYLTHNHPHNFIIQFIVEWGIVGTSLIFILLIRLSIISLKYFFKFKINHLLISGVSIIGLASHGLVDGALYHATFTFYFVLSLSILCSELSKINNYKS, from the coding sequence ATGTCGAGAGTAAAATATTTTGACAATTTACTTTATTTTTTAATTTCTTCCGTAATATTTATTACAGCTGGTAATTTTATTGAAGACTATAAAAAATTAATTTTTTTAAAATTAATTATAATATTTTTAATTTTGTCTAAAATCGATTTTATAAAAGAAACAAAATCAGTACTAAAAAAAAATAGAACAATAAGTATTATTTTAATCTTATTTATTATTTCAGTAACATTTTCATTTATTACTTCTCCATCTAAAATTCATCAATTTGCATTTCAATGGCTAAGAATTAGATATCTTGACACAATTACAGATATTTTTTTTTTTATTTTTCTATATCTATATTTTAAAGATAGGATAATTAATTATGATAGTTTAGTTAAATCAGTTATTTTTCCTGGATTAACATTTTCTATATTTGTTATTTACATTTTTATATCAAATAAAGGTCTTTCACATAGCAATAAAGAAATTATATTTTTTGATGGAGTAAGAATGGTCGGGATGCTAGTTACATTTTTAGTTGCTTTTTATTTGGGTTGTTTACATTCAACCTTAAAAGAAAAAAAAATCCTGAATTTATTAATTTTAACCACTTTTATAACTTTAGCTATATTGTTAATGGGTCGAGGTACAATAATTGCAATTTTAGCAACATATTTTTTTGTATGCATAATATTATTCTTAAACAAGGAAAAATTTAAAAATGAATTATTAATTTTTATTTCTAGTTTTTTTTTATCCATATTAATAGCTCAAATAATTTTTCAAATAATATTACCTCCAGATGAATTTATTTTTTTTTCCAAAAGCAAACATGGTCTTTTCTATGCTTTTGATAGAATTAATTTGTGGAAATATGGATATATTATCTTTTTAGAAAATCCTTATTTTGGAAAAGGACCTGGAGGTTTTGCGATTGCTGCTTACAATGATTTTTATGCCCAAAAATCTTATGGAGATTTATTAATTACTAATTATTTAACACACAATCATCCACATAATTTTATTATCCAGTTTATAGTAGAATGGGGAATTGTTGGAACATCATTAATTTTTATTTTATTAATAAGACTAAGTATAATTAGCTTAAAATATTTTTTTAAATTTAAAATAAATCACTTATTGATATCTGGAGTAAGTATAATTGGATTGGCGAGTCATGGCCTGGTAGATGGAGCTCTTTATCATGCAACATTCACTTTTTACTTTGTTTTGTCTTTAAGTATATTATGTTCAGAATTATCAAAAATAAATAATTATAAATCATAA
- a CDS encoding AAA family ATPase, whose protein sequence is MFNNIIDGISKNIIANQFKIKISLATIISGGHILIEDLPGTGKTSFAKSLTESLNLSFKRIQFTSDMLPSDILGYTYLKNNKFEINKGPIFTNIVLADELNRASPKTQSAFLEAMEENTVTIDKKTFKLPSPFSVIATQNPSDLSGTSLLPESQLDRFSVSFSLDQLNQNDRIKILNNETNKKIIRDKKFNYKKIKTLDTINVNELILIYLDNINQYIKKKFVNTHISIRCLKQTISISKAMALINQKEYVTFQEIKDTLPYVLRHRINLVEKNETVDFIRSEILDKVPLPDEV, encoded by the coding sequence ATGTTTAATAATATTATAGATGGTATTTCAAAAAATATAATAGCTAATCAGTTTAAAATTAAAATTTCTCTTGCAACAATTATTAGTGGAGGTCATATTTTAATAGAAGACTTACCTGGTACAGGTAAAACTTCATTTGCAAAATCATTAACCGAATCTCTTAATTTAAGTTTTAAAAGAATTCAATTTACATCCGATATGTTACCAAGTGACATTTTGGGCTATACATATTTAAAGAATAATAAATTTGAGATAAATAAAGGTCCAATATTCACTAACATTGTTTTGGCAGATGAACTAAATAGAGCTAGCCCTAAAACTCAAAGTGCTTTCTTAGAGGCAATGGAAGAAAATACAGTTACAATTGATAAAAAAACTTTTAAGTTACCTAGTCCATTTTCTGTTATTGCAACTCAAAACCCATCTGATTTATCTGGAACTTCTTTATTACCAGAGTCCCAACTGGATCGTTTTTCAGTATCATTTTCTTTAGATCAATTAAATCAAAATGATCGAATAAAAATTTTAAATAATGAGACAAATAAAAAAATTATTAGAGATAAAAAATTTAATTATAAAAAAATTAAAACTTTAGATACTATAAATGTAAATGAACTGATTTTAATATATCTAGATAATATTAATCAGTATATCAAAAAAAAATTTGTTAATACTCATATCTCTATAAGATGTTTAAAACAAACTATTAGTATTAGCAAAGCTATGGCACTAATTAATCAGAAGGAATATGTTACTTTTCAAGAAATTAAAGATACCCTTCCTTACGTTTTGCGACATAGAATTAATTTAGTAGAAAAAAATGAAACAGTTGATTTTATTAGATCTGAAATTTTAGATAAAGTACCACTTCCAGATGAAGTTTAA
- a CDS encoding transglutaminase-like domain-containing protein, producing the protein MYRFDLLNYKFTSIFLLILSYFSIAFEVSNLNNLYFILIAFLSILQNNLYYSYKKIISGIVALISFYIQFILSDYTLSKEYFLSIILILIFLKFSELEKKEDYFYYNYTCIFLGISSLLYGQDLPSSISSFVLIIISIIQLYSLNQKKILNVNFKNIFRYLLFSFSIFPIILVIYLIFPRTEINLKLFETNENNLGIPDKISLGSFEDISNSDESVFIFSPQKNLETKKYYFRVKVFNIIDENKNWISADGSQLIKQYSKNIKINLKQQSKIPFGKIIIFPHEKKWLPKLTNYSYKNQKILNNLFDNLSFSEQEIIKKTAFDLVSYKLDYLYDQELISFYTKITENISPKLKLWANNTYQNSLTKRDYLDKILNRFATSDYYYNLNPKKIGNNYEKFFFETKTGYCEYYAGVFTILSRLAGIPARIVSGYYGGEYNSLGKFYTFRQQDAHSWVEVYLDNQWVLYDPTLSIPNKNIINSNNQTFNNEVNNNELSNQDVSIYKNQIGNISIYFDYANYLWTNKFIKYDDKARTNFIENKFKNLNIVDDLYFYLIVIFLFLFFLIIFKTLIKREIYFNIFFKKIKKINNLENKNYTHQEILRNLDDKQQSNWKDIFYYYEKYKFSNNYKINFIDFIKLNLRIFRV; encoded by the coding sequence ATGTATAGATTTGATTTATTAAACTATAAATTTACATCAATTTTTCTTTTAATTTTGAGTTATTTTTCAATAGCTTTTGAGGTAAGTAATTTAAATAATTTATACTTTATCTTAATTGCATTTTTATCAATATTACAAAATAATTTATATTATAGTTATAAAAAAATAATTAGTGGAATAGTTGCATTAATTAGTTTTTACATTCAATTTATACTTAGTGATTATACTCTTTCTAAAGAATATTTTTTAAGCATAATTTTAATTTTAATATTTTTAAAATTTTCAGAATTAGAGAAAAAAGAAGATTACTTTTATTACAATTATACATGTATTTTTTTAGGAATTAGTTCTTTGCTATATGGACAAGATTTACCAAGTTCTATTTCATCATTTGTTTTGATAATCATCTCAATTATTCAATTATATTCACTGAATCAAAAAAAAATATTAAACGTTAATTTTAAAAATATATTTAGATATTTACTTTTTAGCTTTAGTATTTTTCCAATAATTTTAGTTATTTACTTAATTTTTCCGAGAACAGAAATTAATTTAAAATTATTTGAAACAAATGAAAATAACTTAGGTATTCCTGATAAAATAAGTTTAGGTTCATTTGAAGATATTTCAAATAGTGATGAAAGTGTATTTATATTTTCTCCGCAAAAAAATTTAGAAACAAAAAAGTATTATTTTAGAGTAAAAGTATTTAATATTATAGATGAAAATAAAAATTGGATATCAGCTGATGGAAGTCAACTAATTAAACAGTACTCAAAAAATATCAAAATTAACCTAAAGCAACAATCAAAAATACCTTTTGGTAAAATTATAATCTTCCCTCATGAAAAAAAATGGTTACCTAAATTAACTAATTATTCTTATAAAAACCAAAAAATTTTAAATAATTTATTTGATAACTTATCTTTTTCAGAACAAGAAATTATAAAAAAAACAGCTTTTGATTTAGTCTCATACAAACTTGACTATTTATATGACCAAGAATTAATTAGTTTTTATACTAAAATTACAGAAAATATTTCTCCAAAACTAAAACTATGGGCAAACAATACTTACCAAAATTCATTAACTAAAAGAGATTATCTAGATAAAATATTAAATAGATTTGCTACAAGTGATTATTATTACAATTTAAATCCAAAAAAAATTGGAAACAACTATGAAAAATTCTTTTTTGAGACCAAAACTGGTTATTGTGAGTACTATGCTGGTGTTTTTACGATTCTATCTAGACTGGCTGGTATACCAGCAAGAATAGTTTCTGGTTATTACGGTGGTGAATATAATTCCCTTGGAAAATTTTACACTTTTAGACAACAGGATGCCCATTCTTGGGTAGAGGTCTATCTTGATAATCAATGGGTTCTTTATGATCCAACATTATCAATTCCAAATAAAAATATCATAAATTCAAATAATCAAACTTTTAATAATGAAGTAAATAATAATGAGCTATCTAATCAAGATGTGTCTATTTACAAAAATCAAATTGGTAATATTTCTATTTATTTTGATTATGCAAACTACTTGTGGACTAATAAATTTATTAAATATGATGATAAAGCAAGAACTAACTTTATTGAGAATAAATTCAAAAATCTTAATATTGTTGATGACCTATATTTTTATTTAATTGTAATTTTTTTATTTTTATTTTTCTTAATTATATTCAAAACACTAATTAAAAGAGAAATTTATTTTAATATCTTTTTCAAAAAAATTAAAAAAATTAATAATCTTGAAAACAAAAATTATACTCACCAAGAAATTTTAAGAAATTTAGATGATAAACAACAAAGTAATTGGAAAGATATTTTTTATTATTATGAAAAATATAAATTTTCAAATAATTATAAAATAAATTTTATTGATTTTATTAAACTTAATCTAAGAATATTTAGGGTATAA
- a CDS encoding pilin, whose protein sequence is MKKTLQKGFSLVELLVVVAIIGVLAGVGIVGYQSYTDSAKSRVALANYNSVKRFVDTELTLLNNNIQTVSGALSEGADCDNLTKYTIHSAGLSDFLTGLACYFDTGGYGNAFKNPYDAAGGNQVYFDAEDSEKTKGAINFELPTSDQVVGGTTATEDVLAASTDGMFYVEYYTAETATGSGDYKGAMYELK, encoded by the coding sequence ATGAAAAAAACATTACAAAAAGGTTTTTCACTAGTTGAATTGCTTGTGGTAGTTGCGATTATTGGAGTTTTAGCAGGAGTTGGTATCGTCGGATACCAGAGTTACACTGACTCAGCTAAAAGTAGAGTTGCATTAGCAAACTATAACTCTGTTAAAAGATTTGTTGATACAGAGCTAACACTATTGAACAATAATATTCAAACGGTATCAGGAGCACTAAGTGAAGGTGCAGATTGTGATAACTTAACAAAATACACAATTCACTCAGCTGGTCTTTCAGATTTTTTAACTGGTCTAGCTTGTTACTTTGATACTGGCGGTTATGGAAATGCTTTCAAAAATCCATATGATGCTGCAGGTGGAAATCAAGTATACTTCGATGCAGAAGATAGTGAGAAAACTAAAGGTGCTATCAACTTTGAATTGCCAACTAGTGATCAAGTTGTAGGTGGAACTACAGCTACTGAAGACGTATTAGCTGCAAGTACTGATGGAATGTTCTATGTAGAATATTACACAGCAGAAACAGCAACAGGATCTGGTGATTACAAAGGTGCAATGTACGAGCTTAAGTAA
- a CDS encoding tetratricopeptide repeat protein — protein sequence MLKFNFQTIKKFFYEKDLIFFLLNFLFFYIIFWHALDYGRTFDDGALDKEFNNAPGDGKLLATFFYAEFHFYPIYFITHELDNFITFLYNYFVGEIANIKVAKNTNYILHILNAYLVFIILKLLFNPKNILEKTVLYFASIIFLIHPIGSQIIFNVTTRNESLALFFSLLTLIYSFELFKKKTIVNFFYVITLYFFALCSKLSAITFLAIIPLVVLLINSKYSELRKNLKKILPIFLSLLIVFLTFYYVRSNFVNEYLINYYSNFSQLISEFLIAVKFYLRGLIFPFEHIYVYADNYNGNYSLIIFILFIITVIFSIFVYFKFNDSILVVIILWLSATLSLPILFNLIETGFPLISKLTERYQYSSIPTLSILFGWFSLKFINKKYLNVFILSFSLLVIVFFTLVTKDRSYVYENNEIFFSKADKNSPSNVYKYSFTIPVAKAMHSNDESAFLFNIYQLYYLYPNDLDNKFQLMNYFIKKNNKKGHDYFLNSIKETNYEPPIKFRLAEFYYKHDNYIEALKTIDEIFNDFDELIASNKSKGILIKITEPEIDDVYFLKGLNQKALNQLENALESFMMSNLHNPLHATALYNSSIILKELGQTELAKRHFEDAITLNPFLRETVNNMINDQRAK from the coding sequence ATGTTAAAATTTAATTTTCAAACAATTAAGAAATTTTTTTATGAAAAAGATCTTATTTTCTTTCTATTAAATTTCCTATTTTTTTATATTATTTTTTGGCATGCTCTTGACTATGGAAGAACATTTGATGATGGTGCTCTAGACAAAGAATTCAATAACGCTCCTGGAGATGGAAAACTTTTAGCAACATTTTTTTACGCTGAATTTCATTTTTATCCTATTTATTTTATAACACACGAGTTAGATAATTTTATTACATTCTTATATAATTATTTTGTAGGAGAAATAGCTAATATTAAAGTTGCAAAAAATACAAATTATATTTTACACATACTTAATGCATATCTAGTATTTATAATTTTAAAATTATTATTTAATCCTAAAAATATTTTAGAAAAAACAGTATTATATTTTGCCTCTATAATATTTCTAATTCATCCGATTGGTTCGCAGATAATATTTAATGTGACAACAAGAAATGAAAGTTTGGCACTTTTCTTTTCATTGTTAACTCTTATTTATTCATTTGAATTGTTTAAAAAAAAAACAATCGTAAATTTTTTTTATGTAATAACTTTATATTTCTTTGCATTATGCTCAAAATTATCAGCTATAACCTTTTTAGCCATAATTCCTTTAGTAGTTTTATTAATTAATTCAAAATATAGTGAATTACGAAAAAATTTAAAAAAAATACTTCCTATATTTTTATCTTTACTAATTGTATTCTTAACATTCTATTACGTTAGAAGTAATTTTGTAAATGAATATTTAATAAATTACTACTCAAATTTTAGTCAACTAATTTCAGAATTTTTAATAGCAGTAAAATTTTATTTAAGAGGTTTGATTTTCCCATTTGAGCATATCTATGTTTATGCTGATAACTATAATGGAAATTACAGTTTAATAATTTTTATTTTGTTTATAATAACTGTGATTTTTTCAATATTTGTATATTTTAAGTTTAATGACTCTATCTTAGTAGTTATTATTCTTTGGTTATCTGCAACACTTAGTTTGCCTATTTTATTTAATTTGATTGAAACAGGATTTCCACTTATATCAAAACTAACTGAAAGATATCAATATTCGTCAATACCTACATTATCAATTTTGTTTGGTTGGTTTTCATTAAAATTTATAAATAAGAAGTATTTAAACGTTTTCATATTAAGTTTTTCATTATTGGTGATAGTTTTTTTTACTTTAGTAACAAAAGACAGAAGCTATGTTTATGAGAACAATGAAATTTTTTTTTCAAAAGCAGATAAAAATAGTCCATCTAATGTTTATAAATATTCTTTTACGATTCCAGTTGCAAAAGCAATGCATTCAAATGACGAAAGTGCTTTTTTGTTTAATATTTATCAACTTTACTACCTCTATCCAAATGATTTAGACAATAAATTTCAATTGATGAATTATTTTATTAAGAAAAACAATAAAAAAGGTCATGATTATTTTTTAAATTCAATAAAAGAAACAAATTACGAACCTCCCATAAAATTTAGATTGGCAGAATTTTATTACAAACATGATAATTATATCGAAGCACTTAAAACTATTGATGAAATATTCAATGATTTTGATGAATTAATTGCGTCAAATAAATCAAAAGGAATATTAATTAAAATTACTGAACCTGAAATAGATGATGTTTATTTTTTAAAAGGCTTAAATCAAAAAGCATTAAACCAATTAGAAAATGCACTAGAAAGTTTTATGATGTCGAACCTACATAATCCTTTGCATGCTACAGCTTTATATAATTCTTCAATTATCTTAAAAGAATTAGGGCAGACAGAGCTTGCAAAAAGACATTTTGAAGACGCAATAACACTTAACCCTTTTTTAAGAGAAACGGTAAATAATATGATTAATGACCAAAGAGCTAAATGA
- a CDS encoding glycosyltransferase, with translation MKKSLSIIIPVLNEELNIIPLTNKIIKTLKKYKFEIIFVDDSSTDNSKKILNKLKLKYSFFKPIFRSKERDLSKSCFEGIKKSKFKNILIMDGDLQHDPKFIPSMFDKYIKNSLDLVVGARKLYKPNNPGLSEYRRFASLVLIYFFSFLNIKTKDPMSGFFLFKKKIFTKNKKRYFGKGFKILADLIINSKPKLKTEDLYIDFKRRYQNKSKMNYKILLVLINFYLISLWKKLFIY, from the coding sequence ATGAAAAAATCTTTGAGCATTATAATCCCGGTATTAAACGAAGAATTAAATATCATCCCTTTAACAAATAAAATTATTAAAACTTTAAAAAAATACAAATTTGAGATCATTTTTGTAGATGACTCCTCAACTGATAACTCAAAAAAAATATTAAATAAGTTGAAATTAAAATATTCATTTTTTAAACCAATCTTCAGATCTAAGGAACGTGATTTAAGCAAATCTTGTTTTGAAGGAATTAAAAAATCTAAATTTAAAAATATATTAATAATGGATGGAGATTTACAGCATGATCCAAAATTTATCCCAAGCATGTTTGATAAGTACATAAAAAATAGTTTAGATTTAGTGGTAGGTGCAAGAAAACTTTACAAACCGAATAATCCAGGATTATCAGAGTATAGAAGATTTGCTTCTCTAGTATTGATCTACTTTTTTTCTTTTTTAAATATTAAGACAAAAGATCCTATGAGTGGTTTCTTTTTATTTAAAAAGAAAATTTTTACTAAAAACAAAAAAAGGTATTTTGGTAAAGGTTTTAAAATTTTAGCTGACTTAATTATTAATTCAAAACCAAAATTGAAAACAGAGGATTTATATATAGATTTTAAAAGACGCTATCAAAATAAAAGTAAGATGAATTATAAAATTTTACTAGTATTAATCAATTTTTATTTAATAAGTTTATGGAAAAAACTATTTATCTATTAG
- a CDS encoding STAS domain-containing protein codes for MSIEQKIEGNIGKLFLSGEIDLDGSPEVRENIKDLIDKVNVIEVQLSKVNYIDSSGIAALVEGMQLSKSNSKEFSLTDVSNEVMKVIKLAHLDKIFKIKNVTGANAAEASSDPEPVQEPEPQASENVDLSPNEETQAQPKESEPENNQTEETSPSIKRDDDDGDKIKFKR; via the coding sequence ATGTCTATCGAACAAAAAATAGAAGGTAATATAGGAAAATTATTTCTTTCTGGTGAAATTGACTTGGACGGATCTCCCGAAGTAAGAGAAAATATAAAAGATTTGATTGATAAAGTTAACGTAATTGAAGTTCAATTATCAAAAGTAAATTACATAGACTCCTCAGGAATAGCAGCGCTTGTAGAGGGAATGCAGCTATCAAAAAGTAACTCAAAAGAGTTCTCTTTAACAGACGTTAGCAATGAGGTTATGAAAGTTATTAAATTAGCTCACTTAGACAAAATCTTTAAAATCAAAAATGTTACAGGTGCAAATGCAGCTGAAGCAAGCTCTGATCCTGAACCTGTACAAGAGCCAGAACCTCAGGCAAGTGAAAATGTTGATCTTTCACCAAATGAAGAAACACAAGCTCAACCAAAGGAATCTGAGCCAGAAAACAATCAAACAGAAGAAACAAGTCCTAGCATCAAAAGAGATGATGATGACGGAGACAAAATAAAATTTAAAAGGTAA
- a CDS encoding prepilin peptidase — translation MLTLSLFIIGSIFGSFYNVCIYRLPNDLDIVSKRSFCTTCKYKIPFYLNLPIISYITNLGKCKNCKSKINISYLIVEISTAILFVYAYSLYGLSLKALAFIIFYSGLLIIFFTDLKYYLILDKITIPLSILGLIFTFFQYNPFDVNIFSSIIGGIIGYLIIYFIRFLFFKIRKVEGMGLGDAKLFLMVGIWLGIKSIYLILASSAIAGAIIGSLIIYFYKKDKDFQIPYGCFIVIASALYPYFGSVFYNLI, via the coding sequence GTGCTTACCTTATCACTGTTTATAATTGGATCAATTTTTGGAAGCTTCTACAATGTTTGTATATACAGACTTCCTAATGATTTAGATATTGTTTCAAAGAGATCTTTTTGTACAACGTGTAAATACAAAATACCTTTTTATTTAAATTTACCAATTATCTCTTACATAACAAATCTTGGTAAATGCAAAAATTGTAAAAGTAAAATAAATATCAGTTATCTTATAGTAGAGATTTCAACAGCAATCTTATTTGTCTATGCTTACAGTTTATACGGTCTTAGTTTAAAAGCTTTAGCTTTTATTATTTTTTATTCAGGATTATTAATAATTTTTTTTACTGACTTAAAATATTATTTAATTCTAGATAAAATAACTATCCCATTATCAATTCTTGGATTAATCTTTACTTTTTTTCAATACAATCCATTCGACGTTAATATATTTAGCTCTATCATTGGAGGAATAATTGGATATTTAATCATTTATTTTATTAGATTTTTATTTTTTAAAATCAGGAAAGTAGAAGGCATGGGATTAGGAGATGCAAAATTATTTTTAATGGTTGGTATTTGGCTTGGAATAAAATCAATTTATTTAATTTTAGCAAGCTCAGCTATAGCTGGGGCAATTATTGGTTCTTTGATCATTTATTTTTATAAAAAAGACAAAGATTTTCAAATTCCTTATGGATGTTTTATAGTCATTGCTTCTGCACTTTATCCATATTTTGGATCAGTCTTTTATAATCTTATTTAA
- a CDS encoding tetratricopeptide repeat protein, translating to MNKSLVAQNIKKNYQLLDNRQYGLAEQNAFNLLKNDPNNHEIYNLIGDIHYKQNNFDKSIWYYFSSLDRNFDPKALNRLGTNIFLLNNNSAAEKVLTNLLAHDPTYIDGYLSLGLVYEQSKKLEKAIECYKAAIKIDSKEIKAYLSLATLHKQDQNYDEAIKVYQQGLINNPSNHFILSNLGNLFYLQHKYEDAIICHQRAVKAKPDSHVVHFNFANTLLNAGKYSEAIEMYRKTIELNPNFNKSKINLGTTLLSMSNFEEGFKEYSHRIYEDRNFKSVLHKKNLIWNGQNIQNKKILIIAENGLGNTLQFSRYLETLSQLNCKIVFQCQEELHHFFEDMVFIEEIISNEKEYDDYDYWIPLQNLIYLLTPDLNSNCPFPSSLKIDDNKLLEWETLIAVNDNVKIGLNWKGSGLNPRVANNSVSLNNFKNITQNPLATFVSLQKGGAVSEIEKFKLEENIVNYDLLMDTGSKIFIDTAAIIKYLDLVITTDTSIAHLAGTLGTQTWLLLPKVSDWRWFNSKDETIWYDNFRIYRQKVQGDWSDVFAKVEKDCQELIKNISDLRKT from the coding sequence ATGAATAAATCTCTAGTAGCTCAAAATATAAAAAAAAATTATCAATTATTAGATAATAGACAATATGGTCTTGCAGAACAAAATGCTTTCAACTTATTAAAAAATGATCCTAATAATCATGAAATTTATAATTTGATTGGCGATATTCATTATAAACAAAATAATTTTGATAAATCAATTTGGTATTATTTTTCATCGCTAGATAGGAATTTTGATCCTAAAGCTCTAAACAGATTAGGTACAAATATTTTCTTGCTGAATAATAACTCTGCAGCCGAAAAAGTGTTAACAAATCTTTTAGCTCATGACCCTACTTATATCGATGGTTATTTAAGTTTAGGTCTAGTTTATGAACAGAGTAAAAAATTAGAAAAAGCGATAGAGTGCTACAAGGCTGCAATCAAAATAGATTCTAAAGAAATAAAAGCTTACTTAAGTCTTGCAACTTTACATAAGCAAGATCAAAATTATGATGAAGCAATAAAAGTTTACCAACAAGGACTTATAAATAATCCAAGTAATCATTTTATTTTAAGTAACCTTGGAAACTTATTCTATCTTCAGCATAAGTACGAAGATGCTATAATCTGTCACCAAAGGGCTGTTAAGGCAAAACCTGACTCTCATGTAGTTCATTTTAATTTCGCAAATACACTACTGAATGCTGGTAAATATTCTGAAGCAATTGAAATGTACAGGAAGACAATTGAGTTAAACCCTAACTTTAATAAATCAAAAATTAATTTAGGAACTACTCTTTTATCAATGTCAAATTTTGAGGAGGGTTTTAAAGAATATAGTCACAGAATATATGAAGATAGAAATTTTAAATCAGTACTTCACAAAAAAAATTTAATATGGAATGGTCAAAATATTCAGAATAAAAAAATTCTAATTATTGCTGAAAATGGATTGGGTAACACTTTGCAATTTTCAAGATACCTTGAAACCTTGAGTCAGCTTAATTGTAAAATTGTTTTTCAGTGCCAAGAGGAATTGCATCATTTCTTTGAAGATATGGTTTTTATAGAAGAAATCATCAGCAATGAAAAAGAATATGATGATTATGATTATTGGATACCATTACAAAATTTAATCTATTTGCTTACACCAGATCTGAATAGCAATTGTCCATTCCCATCATCACTTAAAATTGATGATAATAAACTTCTTGAATGGGAAACATTAATCGCAGTTAATGATAATGTAAAAATAGGTTTAAATTGGAAAGGTAGCGGATTAAACCCGAGAGTTGCAAATAATTCAGTTTCTTTAAATAATTTTAAAAATATTACGCAAAATCCATTAGCTACATTTGTAAGCCTTCAAAAAGGTGGAGCTGTATCAGAAATTGAAAAATTTAAACTAGAGGAAAATATTGTTAATTATGATTTGTTAATGGACACTGGTTCAAAAATATTCATCGATACAGCCGCGATAATAAAATATTTAGATCTTGTGATAACAACTGATACTTCAATTGCTCACTTAGCTGGTACACTTGGTACTCAAACATGGTTATTATTGCCTAAAGTTTCTGATTGGAGGTGGTTTAACTCTAAAGATGAAACTATTTGGTATGATAATTTCAGAATTTACAGACAAAAAGTTCAAGGTGATTGGTCAGATGTATTTGCAAAAGTCGAAAAAGATTGCCAAGAACTGATTAAAAATATCAGTGATTTAAGAAAAACTTAA